Part of the Cupriavidus basilensis genome is shown below.
AGTACAGGTAGCCGACGAACAGGCCGGCCAGGCCGTAGGCAAAGGTCCAGCGGTCTCCCACCAGCCAGTCGCTCACCATGGCGAGCAGGCCGTTGCGCCCGCCCAGCATGATGACCATGAAGCCGATGACGACGCCGGGGAAGGCGAGCGGGAACGTCAGCATGGCGACCAGCAGCGCCTTTCCGGGCACCGCGTTGCGCTCCAGGAAGGTGCCGGTGATGCCGGCGATGATCAGGGTGGCCAGCGTGACCGTTGCCGATAGCAGCACGGTGACCATCAGGCTGTGCAGATAGCGCTCGCTTGAGATGACGGTCCAGTAGACGCTCGCGCCTTTTTCACCCGTGACGCTGATCGTCAGCAGCTTCGCCATGGGCAGACAGAAGAAGGCAAAGAAGACGATCAGGGCCGGGAGGGCGAAGAGGAGGAGTGGGGGGCTTCGTTTAGGCATGATGGGTTTGTTTTTTCCCGGGGTGGGTGGGGATCAGCTTCAACGTTGATTGTTTGGGGTCAAGGGCAACTTCAACTTCAACTTCAACTGCTGTTTCACCACGCCTGCGGCGCGGCGACCTACTTTTTTGTCTTGCCAAAAAAGTAGGCAAAAAAGGCGCGCCGGATGGGGCGACTACCCCTCGGGCTTCGGCGAAAAGAGCGGCCGGGACCCAAACTCGCATCGCCTTAAGGCGATACTCAGACATGGGTCCCTCTTTTCCGCTCTTTTCGCCGAATCCCGAGGCGCCCCATACGGCCTGGGTAAACCTTGACGGCTCGCTTCGCATCGCGCTGGGGTGTTTCCCGCCCCTTCGGGCGGGAAACACGGCTACACCGAATCGTTCGCTATGTCCGCTGGTTGGCGCCCCTCTCCCGCTTGCGGGAGAGGGGACGGGGGAGAGGGCGGGCGCTCGCCAGGCGCGCGATGCCGCACTCATCCACTAGCGCTCGCCATTCAACGGACTTCCTTCAGATACTGTTCGCTGAAGCCTTTCTGCGCATCCGCCATCTTTCCGAAATCCACCGGTTTGGCCCGTGCGTAATCCGCTGCCGGCAGGAACCGCGCCTGCACTTCCTTGGGTATGGCGGCGCTGCGCACGGGGCGCAGGTAGGCATTGGCCCACAGGGCTTGCCCTTCATCGGACAGCACAAAGTCCAGCACCTTCTTGCCTTGCGCATCGTGCGGCGCCTTGTTCACCAGGCTCATCACGTACGGCACCACCACCGTGCCTTCCTTGGGAATCACGAAGGCCACGTTGGACTTGTCCTTGTAGCGGGCGCGGTAGGCGTTGAAGTCGTAGTCCAGCAGGATCGGGATCTCGCCGGAGAGCACGCGGGCGTAGGCGGTTTGCTTGGGGACGATGGGCTGGTTCTTCTGCAGGTCGCGGAAGTACTTGAAGGCCGGGCCGAAGTTGTCCATCGAGCCGCCCATCGCCTGGTTGACGGCAACCGCGCCGACGTAGCCGACAAAGGCGCTGGCCGGGTCAAGGTAGCCGATCAGGCCCTTGTACTCGGGTTTGAGCAGGTCGGCCCAGGACTGCGGCACGGGCTTGCCGCGCAGCGCGTCGACGTTGACCATGAAGCCGAGCGTGCCGGAGTGGATGGCGAACCAGTTGCCTTGCGGGTCCTTGAGGCCGTCGGGGATGTCGTTCCAGTGGGCCGGCTTGTAGGGGGCGGTGACGCCGTCCTTCTTGGCCTGGATGCCGAAGGTCACGCCGTAGTACACCACGTCCGCTACCGGGCTGCCCTTTTCGGCGACCAGCTGCGCGAGCGACTGGCCGGAGTTCTTGTTGTCGTGCGGCACGGTGACGCCGGTTTTTTCCTTGATGGCGCGGATCTGCGAGGCCCAGTCTGCCCATTCGGGCGGGCAGTTGTAGCAGATCGCGGTTTGCGCTGCAGCGCCCTGGCTGAATGCGCAGACGGCGGCGGCGCCGAGCGCGCTGGCGATCCGGCGCAGCGGTTTGTGCCAGGAACGGGTTGCTTGCATGGTGAACTCCTTGGGTTGCATACGACGGCTGGGGCTGGGGGAAAGCGGTGGGTGAAGGGTCATGCCGGTGCGGCTACCGTGCCGCCCAGGCGCAGGCCGTGGGGCAGCAGGGTAATGCGCCCGGGTCTGGCGCCGGATACGCGGGATACGTCGGGTATGCCGGATACGTTGGAAACGCCGGCAGCCGCGAGGCCGAAGCGCGCAAGCAACTGCGCAACGGCGCGCGCGCCGATTTCGGGGTTGGGCTGCACCACCGATGCTAGTGGCGGCTCCACCAGCGCGCCTAGCGCGATGCCGTCGTAGCCCAGCACTGAGATGTCGCGCGGCACGCGCAGGCCGAGCCGTTTCAGGTCAGAGATCACGCCGATCGCCAGCAGGTCGTTGGTGCAGAAAAAGGCAG
Proteins encoded:
- a CDS encoding ABC transporter permease; its protein translation is MPKRSPPLLLFALPALIVFFAFFCLPMAKLLTISVTGEKGASVYWTVISSERYLHSLMVTVLLSATVTLATLIIAGITGTFLERNAVPGKALLVAMLTFPLAFPGVVIGFMVIMLGGRNGLLAMVSDWLVGDRWTFAYGLAGLFVGYLYFSIPRVILTVMAAVAKLDTSLEEAARSLGAGRWRVVRDVMLPALMPAMISSGAICFATSMGAFGTAFTLATQLDVLPLTIYNEFTNYANFGMAAALSVLLGTVTWALLAVARWFSGDAVAATA
- a CDS encoding ABC transporter substrate-binding protein, with the protein product MQATRSWHKPLRRIASALGAAAVCAFSQGAAAQTAICYNCPPEWADWASQIRAIKEKTGVTVPHDNKNSGQSLAQLVAEKGSPVADVVYYGVTFGIQAKKDGVTAPYKPAHWNDIPDGLKDPQGNWFAIHSGTLGFMVNVDALRGKPVPQSWADLLKPEYKGLIGYLDPASAFVGYVGAVAVNQAMGGSMDNFGPAFKYFRDLQKNQPIVPKQTAYARVLSGEIPILLDYDFNAYRARYKDKSNVAFVIPKEGTVVVPYVMSLVNKAPHDAQGKKVLDFVLSDEGQALWANAYLRPVRSAAIPKEVQARFLPAADYARAKPVDFGKMADAQKGFSEQYLKEVR